The proteins below are encoded in one region of Streptomyces cyanogenus:
- a CDS encoding bifunctional cytochrome P450/NADPH--P450 reductase, protein MTTHSANDLRPIRSPRGIPLLGNTPQIPDTNPVEYFGELSKQFPEGIYGMDIAGIEQVFVYDPDLVAEVCDETRFFKQIDKTPLSHVRDYTGAGLFTAHQHEEEWAMAHRILLPAFSQRAMKTYFGQMLEIAQNLVGKWESREGQPVNITDDYTRLTLDTIALSGFGYRFKSFDKEELHPFLNALLEALIESMRRSQELPMMTKLRKADDRKYRQNIQLMRDLVESVIKERREGKGTGEEDLLGLMLQATDPESGKLLADDNVRDQVVTFLIAGHETTSGLLSFATYSLMRNPHVLAQAYAEVDRLLPGDTVPDYDTIMQLDVIPRILEETLRLWAPIPLIAKAPIDDTVIGDRYELKKGTRANILMGALHSHPKAWDRPEEFDIDRWLPENRAQQHPHAYKPFGNGVRACIGRQFALTEARLALALVLQKFRFSDTTDYKMDVREALTRKPGDFQLVVRKRQDHQRTVFGAADLQTGDTQAQAAVSGVGVNLTVAYGSSLGSCEDLARTIADRGERSGFGTTLVSLDELGDNLPSEGLLAVVAASYNGKAPDNAQRFDDLLAAGLPEGSLANVRFALLGAGNTQWVATYQAFPKRIEEGLLAAGATPVVERGIADAAGDFDGMATRWMDNLWATLAEEYAADTSQASGPRYEVQLLTESDVRPAIVSEQAYPLAVVTNDELVADATGLWDFSIEPPRPSAKSITFELPEGVTYDTGNHLAVFAKNELALVERALRRLGVDYDQVLRLDQPAGGRTHLPVGTPVTAGILLTEFLELQDVASRSQIQTLAEYTECPWTRPQLQAYTADTQEAEERYQKEILGKRISVLGLLERFEAVELPLAVFLEMMGPIRPRFYSISSAPSANPRHVRLTVGLLEGPALSGDGQYRGTCSSYIAGLEPGDVVYGYVRVPSPTFAPPADPATPLILIGPGTGIAPLRGFLEERATQHANGTQVGVSQVFVGCRHPEHDYFYKQEMEDWEQAGIAQIHTAFSAVTGHPARFVQNAIAHAADTVWQAIEDGAYIYVCGDGRRMAPAVREALAAIHRQKTGSDDETAQQWLAQLEADERYQQDVFA, encoded by the coding sequence ATGACCACGCACTCCGCGAACGACCTCCGCCCCATCCGGTCCCCGCGCGGGATCCCCCTCCTCGGCAACACGCCGCAGATCCCCGACACCAATCCGGTGGAGTACTTCGGTGAGCTGTCCAAGCAGTTCCCCGAGGGCATCTACGGCATGGACATCGCCGGCATCGAGCAGGTCTTCGTCTACGACCCGGACCTGGTGGCCGAGGTCTGCGACGAGACGCGGTTCTTCAAGCAGATCGACAAGACGCCGCTGAGCCATGTGCGGGACTACACGGGGGCGGGCCTGTTCACGGCCCACCAGCACGAAGAGGAATGGGCCATGGCCCACCGGATCCTGCTGCCGGCCTTCAGCCAGCGGGCCATGAAGACCTACTTCGGGCAGATGCTGGAGATCGCCCAGAACCTCGTCGGCAAGTGGGAGAGCCGGGAGGGTCAGCCGGTCAACATCACCGACGACTACACCCGGCTCACCCTGGACACCATCGCCCTGTCCGGCTTCGGCTACCGGTTCAAGTCCTTCGACAAGGAGGAACTGCACCCCTTCCTCAACGCGCTGCTGGAAGCGCTGATCGAGTCGATGCGGCGCTCCCAGGAGCTGCCGATGATGACCAAGCTCCGCAAGGCGGACGACAGGAAGTACCGCCAGAACATCCAGCTGATGCGCGACCTGGTCGAGAGCGTGATCAAGGAGCGCCGCGAGGGGAAGGGCACCGGCGAGGAGGACCTGCTCGGCCTGATGCTTCAGGCCACCGACCCTGAGAGCGGCAAGCTGCTGGCCGACGACAACGTCCGCGACCAGGTGGTGACCTTCCTGATCGCCGGTCACGAGACCACCAGTGGTCTGCTGTCGTTCGCCACGTACTCGCTGATGCGCAACCCGCACGTGCTGGCGCAGGCGTACGCCGAGGTGGACCGCCTGCTGCCCGGTGACACGGTCCCGGACTACGACACGATCATGCAGCTGGACGTGATCCCGCGGATCCTGGAGGAGACCCTGCGCCTGTGGGCTCCGATCCCGCTGATCGCCAAGGCGCCCATCGACGACACCGTCATCGGCGACCGGTACGAGCTGAAGAAGGGAACCAGGGCCAACATCCTCATGGGCGCGCTGCACTCCCACCCCAAGGCGTGGGACCGGCCGGAGGAGTTCGACATCGACCGGTGGCTGCCGGAGAACCGCGCCCAGCAGCACCCGCACGCCTACAAGCCGTTCGGTAACGGTGTGCGTGCCTGCATCGGCCGGCAGTTCGCGCTCACCGAGGCCCGCCTGGCGCTTGCGCTCGTGCTGCAGAAGTTCAGGTTCTCCGACACCACCGACTACAAGATGGACGTCCGCGAGGCGCTGACGCGCAAGCCCGGCGACTTCCAGTTGGTCGTCCGTAAGCGTCAGGACCACCAGCGGACCGTCTTCGGCGCCGCGGACCTGCAGACCGGCGACACGCAGGCGCAGGCAGCGGTCAGCGGTGTCGGTGTGAACCTGACCGTCGCCTACGGCTCCAGCCTCGGCTCCTGCGAGGACCTGGCCCGCACCATCGCCGACCGCGGCGAGCGCTCCGGCTTCGGCACCACCCTCGTCAGCCTGGACGAGCTGGGTGACAACCTGCCCTCCGAGGGCCTGCTCGCCGTCGTCGCCGCGAGCTACAACGGCAAGGCTCCCGACAACGCCCAGCGCTTCGACGACCTGCTCGCCGCCGGGCTGCCCGAGGGCTCGCTGGCGAACGTGCGGTTCGCGCTGCTGGGCGCCGGCAACACCCAGTGGGTGGCCACCTACCAGGCATTCCCCAAGCGGATCGAGGAAGGTCTCCTGGCCGCCGGCGCCACCCCGGTCGTCGAACGGGGCATCGCGGACGCCGCCGGTGACTTCGACGGCATGGCCACGCGGTGGATGGACAACCTGTGGGCCACCCTGGCCGAGGAGTACGCCGCCGACACCTCCCAGGCGAGCGGCCCCCGCTACGAGGTCCAGCTGCTCACCGAGTCCGACGTGCGCCCCGCCATCGTCTCCGAGCAGGCGTACCCGCTCGCCGTGGTGACCAACGACGAACTCGTGGCCGACGCGACCGGCCTGTGGGACTTCAGCATCGAGCCCCCGCGCCCGTCCGCGAAGTCCATCACCTTCGAGCTGCCCGAGGGCGTCACCTACGACACCGGCAACCACCTGGCCGTCTTCGCCAAGAACGAACTCGCCCTGGTGGAGCGCGCCCTGAGGCGGCTCGGCGTCGACTACGACCAGGTGCTCCGGCTCGACCAGCCGGCCGGTGGCCGCACCCACCTGCCGGTCGGCACCCCGGTCACCGCCGGCATCCTGCTCACCGAGTTCCTGGAGCTGCAGGACGTGGCCAGCCGGTCCCAGATCCAGACGCTCGCCGAGTACACCGAGTGCCCGTGGACCCGGCCGCAGCTCCAGGCGTACACCGCCGACACCCAGGAAGCCGAGGAGCGCTACCAGAAGGAGATCCTCGGCAAGCGCATCTCGGTGCTGGGCCTGCTGGAGCGCTTCGAGGCGGTCGAGCTGCCGCTGGCGGTCTTCCTGGAGATGATGGGCCCGATCCGCCCGCGCTTCTACTCCATCTCCTCCGCCCCGTCGGCCAACCCGCGCCATGTCCGCCTGACCGTTGGCCTGCTGGAGGGCCCGGCCCTGTCCGGCGACGGCCAGTACCGCGGCACCTGCTCCTCCTACATCGCGGGCCTCGAGCCCGGTGACGTCGTGTACGGCTACGTCCGCGTGCCCTCCCCGACGTTCGCCCCGCCCGCCGACCCCGCCACGCCACTGATCCTGATCGGCCCCGGCACCGGCATCGCGCCGCTGCGCGGCTTCCTGGAGGAGCGGGCGACACAGCACGCGAACGGCACCCAGGTGGGCGTGTCCCAGGTGTTCGTCGGCTGCCGCCACCCGGAGCACGACTACTTCTACAAGCAGGAGATGGAGGACTGGGAGCAGGCCGGGATCGCGCAGATCCACACCGCCTTCTCCGCGGTGACCGGCCACCCGGCCCGGTTCGTGCAGAACGCCATCGCCCATGCCGCCGACACGGTGTGGCAGGCCATCGAGGACGGCGCGTACATCTACGTCTGCGGTGACGGCCGCCGCATGGCCCCCGCCGTCCGCGAGGCCCTCGCCGCCATCCACCGCCAGAAGACCGGCAGCGACGACGAGACCGCCCAGCAGTGGCTCGCCCAGCTGGAGGCGGACGAGCGCTACCAGCAGGACGTCTTCGCCTGA